The following coding sequences are from one Vulpes vulpes isolate BD-2025 chromosome 12, VulVul3, whole genome shotgun sequence window:
- the SLC7A6OS gene encoding probable RNA polymerase II nuclear localization protein SLC7A6OS — protein MEAGRTAVLRVKRKRSAEPAEALVLSCKRLRSSAVESAAQKTVPEDLERGPENNVFQLVATVRSQEEPVQALVRAALRPSRGSQQRIRRDLRASARENRQEGRYRVISSRRSSGIPSGGLESEDPPGNPEAAEDASFQLFDLVHEEEEDPEAVATAGSSKTSDPDVILCNSIELIRERLTVSEDGPRIGHQEEQKDDYVYDIYYLEMATPGWIENILSVQPYSQEWDLVNDDQQPEDIYEDDDDENSENNWRNEYPEENTDEDEESRGSDEYDSFTEEERGNSRPQMWSKYPLDVQKEFGYDSPHDLDSD, from the exons ATGGAGGCCGGCAGGACTGCGGTTCTTCGCGTGAAGCGGAAGCGCAGCGCAGAGCCGGCCGAAGCCCTTGTCCTCTCCTGCAAACGCCTTCGGAGCAGCGCAGTCGAGTCGGCGGCCCAAAAGACAGTCCCCGAGGATCTTGAGAGAGGGCCGGAGAATAATGTCTTCCAATTGGTGGCCACCGTGCGCTCCCAG GAGGAGCCGGTCCAGGCGCTCGTTCGAGCTGCCCTGCGCCCTTCCCGGGGCAGCCAGCAGCGTATCCGCCGCGACCTCCGCGCTTCGGCTCGGGAGAACCGGCAGGAGGGTCGCTACCGGGTGATTTCTAGTCGCAGATCCTCAGGGATTCCCTCAGGTGGCCTGGAGTCCGAAGACCCACCGGGAAACCCAGAAGCCGCCGAGGACGCGAGCTTTCAGCTGTTCGACCTGGTCCACGAGGAAGAAGAAGACCCAGAAGCCGTCGCCACCGCAGGCTCCTCCAAA ACATCTGACCCAGATGTGATCCTCTGCAATTCCATAGAGTTGATCCGTGAGCGGTTGACTGTATCTGAGGATGGACCAAGAATCGGGCATCAGGAGGAACAGAAGGATGACTATGTGTATGACATTTACTATTTGGAGATGGCTACTCCAGGATGGATTGAGAACATCCTCTCTGTGCAGCCCTATAGCCAGGAGTGGGACCTG GTGAATGATGACCAGCAGCCAGAAGATATttatgaagatgatgatgatgagaacAGTGAGAATAACTGGCGTAACGAGTACCCAGAGGAGAACACTGATGAAGATGAAGAGTCCAGAG GCTCTGATGAATATGACAGCTTCACTGAAGAGGAAAGAGGCAACAGCAGACCACAGATGTGGAGCAAATACCCTTTGGATGTGCAGAAGGAGTTTGGCTATGACAGCCCCCATGACCTGGATTCAGACTGA